DNA sequence from the Sphingomonas sp. genome:
CAGAGCGGCACCATGACCGCCGGGATCAGGGTCGCGCGCCAGCTTCCCAGGAAGAGGAAGATGACCAGGACGACCAGCAACGCCGCTTCGGCCAGCGTCACCCAGACCTTGGTGATCGCGCGGTCGATGAACAGCGATTCGTCCGATCCGACGATCATCTCCATGCCTTCCGGCAGGCTCGCGCGGGCCTCTTCCATTTCGGCCTTGGCGGCTTCGGCGACGGCGAGCGTATTCGCGCCGGACTGGCGAACGATGCCCATGCCGACCGCGGACGCGCCGTTGAGCCGGAAAGCGGTATAGGGGTTTTCGGGGCCGCGCTCGATCCGCGCGACATCGCCCAGGCTCACCTGATAACCGTCCGCGCCACGCCCGACGACGAGCCGCGCGAATTCCTCCGGCGTGCTGAACGGCCGCTCGACGCGCAGCGTCAGGTTCTGCGTCTCCGATTCCAGCCGGCCGGCCGGCAGCTCGACATTCTGCGAGCGCAGCGCGCGTTCGATATCCGCCGGGGTCATACTGAAGGCGGCGAGCCGCTCGGGCCTCAGCCACACCCGCATCGCGGGACGCGCCTCGCCGCCGATGAAGACGCGCGCCACGCCGTCGATATTGGCAAAGCGATCGACGAGGTTGCGGTCCACCCAGTCCGACAGCTCCAGCCGCGACCAGCCGGGCCGGGAGATGACGAAGAACATGATCGGCATCGCATCGGCATCGACCTTGCGCACCGTCGGCGGATCGATCTCGTTGGGCAGGTTGCGCGATGCCGCGCCGACCCGGTCGCGCACGTCGTTGGCGGCGTCGTCCACCGGCCGGCCGGGGCGGAATTCCAGCGAGATCGAGGATTGCCCGTCGCGCGAGCGCGAAGTGATCGTCTCCAGCCCCTCCAGGCCGGACAGCTGCTCCTCCAGCACCTGGGTGACGCGGGTCTCGACGACATTGGCGGCGGCGCCGACATAGATGGTGTCGACCGACACGATCGGCGGATCGACCGCCGGATATTCGCGCACCGGCAGGCTGAAGAAGCCGATGAACCCGACGACGCCGATCAGCAGCGCCATCACCGCCGCGAAGACGGGGCGCCGGACCGAGATGTCGGAAATCTGCACGGCCTAGCTTCCGGCGCCGCGCGCCGTCGACTGCCGCTCGCGCTCCGCATGAGCCTGGCTGTCGTCGAGCCGCACCGCCATGCCGTCGCTGACCTTGACGACGCCCTCGGTGATGACGCGCTGGCCCGGCGTCAGCCCCTCGACGATCTCGACCCGGCCGCGCAGCCGCACCCCGGTTCGCACCGGCGCGCGGCGCGCCCGGCCCTGCTCGTCCAGCACATAGACGAAGCGCGTGTCGCCCTCGCCGATCACCGCCAGCTCGGGCACGGACGGGCTGCTGCGCGGCGCGTTCTCGATATCGACGGTCAGCATCATGCCGGGCCGCAGCAGCCGATCGGCATTGGGCATGCGCGCGCGCACCGTCACCGCGCGGGTATTGGGATCGACGACCGGATCGACGCTGTGGATGCGCCCCCGGAACACCCGGTCCGGATAGGCGGCCGAACGCGCCTCGATCGTGAGGCCCGGCCGCATCGCGGCCAGCATCGTCTCCGGCACGGGGAAATCGAGCTTGATCGTGCTGATGTCGCTGATCGTCGCGATCGCCGTGCCCTGGCTGGCGATCGCGCCGACCGAGATGTTGCGCAAGGACACCCAGCCGGAGAAGGGCGCGCGGATCACCCGCTCGCCGATCGCGGCGCGCACGGCCTGCGCCTGGGCCTGCGCCGTCGCGGCGGCGGCGACCTGCGAATCGTAGCTGGAGCGGGTGGCGAAGCCGCGGTCCTTCAGCGCCCCGACCCGCTCGAGCTGCTGCTCGGCCTCGCGCTCGCGCGCCTGGATCTCGCGCAGTTGCGCGCTCTGTTGCGCCTGCTGGAGCACGGCGATGATCTGGCCCTGGCGGACATAGCCGCCATCGTCGAAATTGAGCCGGACGATCCGTTCGGTGACCGGCGCGGACAAAGTAACCTGCTCGTTGGCGACGGCGGTGCCGACCGCCTCGATCCGGTCGGCGAAATTCATCTCGGCGACCGGCTCCGCCTTGACCAGCGGCGTCGGCCGTTCGCGCTGCTTGTCCGCGCCGCCGCCATTGCCGCAGGCGGCCAGCGCCGCGGCCAGCGCGAGGAGGAGGAACGGCCGAGTCACATTGCGTTTCCAGCGGGTTGAACCATGTCCCGTCTCAATGACCATAATCGCGGCTTTGTCGAGAGAGGGCTTGTATCAAAATGTATCGCCTGGCGCTGCGTTGATCGCGCCGATCAGGAACTCGACATTGCCTTCCGGCCCGGTAATCGGGCTTTGCGTCACTCCGGCGACGGTCCAGCCGCGCTCTGTCAGCCAGTCCGCCGCCGCCGCGCAGACCCGGGCGTGGACCTCCGCGTCGCGCACCACGCCGCCCTTGCCGATCTCGTGCCGCTCCGCCTCGAATTGCGGCTTCACCAGCGCGATCAGCCGGCCGCCCGGTTGCGCGAAATTCAGGGCCGTGTCCAGCACCTTGGCGAGCGATATGAAGCTGGCGTCGCAAACCACGATGTCGATCGGCCCGGTGACGATCGCGTCGGTCAGGTAGCGGGCGTTGGTCTGTTCATGGACGATCACGCGCGGGTCCTGCCGCAGCTTCCAGGCAAGCTGGTTGGTGCCGACATCGACCGCGAAGACCTTCGCCGCGCCGCGCTGGAGCAGCACGTCGGTGAACCCGCCGGTGGAGCTGCCCACATCGAGCGCCACCGCGCCCGTCACGTCCCAGCCGAAATGCTCGAGCCCATGCGCCAGCTTGATCCCGCCGCGCGAGACCCAGGGATGCGCCTTGCCCCGCACCTCCAGCGGCGCGTCGGCGGCGAGCGCCTGCCCCGCTTTGTCGATCTTGCG
Encoded proteins:
- a CDS encoding TlyA family RNA methyltransferase, which encodes MTKLRADQLLVDRGLAESRAKAQALILAGLVFSGERKIDKAGQALAADAPLEVRGKAHPWVSRGGIKLAHGLEHFGWDVTGAVALDVGSSTGGFTDVLLQRGAAKVFAVDVGTNQLAWKLRQDPRVIVHEQTNARYLTDAIVTGPIDIVVCDASFISLAKVLDTALNFAQPGGRLIALVKPQFEAERHEIGKGGVVRDAEVHARVCAAAADWLTERGWTVAGVTQSPITGPEGNVEFLIGAINAAPGDTF
- a CDS encoding efflux RND transporter periplasmic adaptor subunit, producing MVIETGHGSTRWKRNVTRPFLLLALAAALAACGNGGGADKQRERPTPLVKAEPVAEMNFADRIEAVGTAVANEQVTLSAPVTERIVRLNFDDGGYVRQGQIIAVLQQAQQSAQLREIQAREREAEQQLERVGALKDRGFATRSSYDSQVAAAATAQAQAQAVRAAIGERVIRAPFSGWVSLRNISVGAIASQGTAIATISDISTIKLDFPVPETMLAAMRPGLTIEARSAAYPDRVFRGRIHSVDPVVDPNTRAVTVRARMPNADRLLRPGMMLTVDIENAPRSSPSVPELAVIGEGDTRFVYVLDEQGRARRAPVRTGVRLRGRVEIVEGLTPGQRVITEGVVKVSDGMAVRLDDSQAHAERERQSTARGAGS